Proteins encoded in a region of the Bacteroidota bacterium genome:
- the menC gene encoding o-succinylbenzoate synthase, whose protein sequence is MPVLSVFRYRLPLVRPLPLRGQTVTVREGLLVRLSVGDHEGWGDVAPLPGFSAETVDEATQSLRALAGLDAGALLSAQHDETLPPSVRFGMALAQWDLDACRRAMPLPAALDGEASPIVPLNGLLAGDADTVQRDAQRLAAEGYRALKLKVGRGAVQDEAALVRLLHAAHPDVALRLDANRAWSYDDARRFAEALGDAQIEYIEEPLADPARLADYATETGLPVALDESVTAMAPDDLAGHAYAAAVVLKPTFLGGPRAWALATRARALGLRVTWSAAFESGVGLRGLVAMTAATGAPDRPPTPAGLDTYRWLAADVFTASSPKLPLGSPTVDVAEALAARQIDLACLTPVAL, encoded by the coding sequence ATGCCCGTGCTCTCGGTCTTCCGCTACCGCCTGCCGCTCGTCCGCCCCCTGCCGCTGCGTGGGCAGACCGTGACCGTGCGGGAAGGTCTGCTCGTACGGCTAAGCGTGGGCGACCACGAGGGCTGGGGCGACGTGGCTCCGCTCCCCGGCTTCAGCGCGGAGACGGTGGACGAGGCGACGCAATCGCTCCGGGCGCTCGCGGGGCTGGACGCGGGCGCGCTCCTGTCGGCCCAGCACGACGAGACCCTGCCGCCGTCGGTGCGCTTCGGCATGGCGCTCGCGCAGTGGGACCTGGATGCATGCCGCCGCGCGATGCCTCTTCCTGCGGCCCTGGACGGCGAGGCGTCGCCTATCGTCCCGCTCAATGGCCTGCTCGCGGGCGACGCGGACACGGTCCAGCGCGACGCGCAACGGCTCGCCGCGGAGGGCTACCGCGCGCTGAAGCTCAAAGTCGGGCGCGGTGCTGTGCAGGACGAGGCTGCTCTCGTGAGGCTGCTCCACGCGGCCCACCCGGACGTTGCGCTGCGTCTGGATGCCAACCGGGCGTGGTCCTACGACGACGCCCGCCGCTTTGCCGAGGCGCTAGGCGATGCCCAGATCGAGTACATCGAGGAGCCGCTGGCCGACCCTGCACGGCTGGCGGACTACGCGACGGAGACCGGCCTCCCGGTCGCGCTCGACGAGTCCGTGACGGCGATGGCACCGGACGACCTCGCCGGCCACGCCTATGCGGCAGCCGTGGTGCTCAAGCCGACGTTCCTCGGCGGCCCGCGCGCCTGGGCGTTGGCGACGCGAGCGCGGGCTCTGGGACTGCGGGTGACCTGGAGCGCGGCGTTCGAGAGCGGCGTCGGCCTGCGAGGTCTTGTGGCGATGACCGCTGCGACGGGGGCACCGGACCGCCCGCCGACGCCTGCGGGGCTCGACACCTACCGCTGGCTCGCCGCCGATGTGTTCACAGCAAGCTCGCCTAAGCTGCCGCTCGGATCGCCGACGGTGGACGTGGCTGAGGCGCTCGCTGCGCGTCAGATCGACCTCGCCTGCCTTACGCCCGTCGCGCTGTGA
- a CDS encoding T9SS type A sorting domain-containing protein: MPPTRLVLPLLALGLFVAWATLPDLPADPATSVAVPEADLRPLTERAEKEAPGPDQRPATWLAEQRLFPHFEHDAEAFRAAHAQALQMRETARRGDTFGTWQQAGPTNIGGRITSIAFAPSAPDVVYAGAATGGAFKSLDAGRTWAPIFDDQAVLPVGAVAVDPANPDRAFVGTGESNGGSYNLSGGGVFRTEDGGATWTPLGLEETITIGRIRIDPRDPDRVFLTGTGAYFGTSPARGVYRSTDGGDSWNQVLFVSDRTAAIDLVMHPTSPDTLYATMWERERTPTTAFLSGTTSGVYRSADGGDTWTLLGATDGLPGPADDIGRIGLATCDGDPDRMYALYNDGRVLTDLYRSEDGGVSWARDPRSGALPGFSGGFSWYFGNVRCDPLDAERVFVLDVPLVVWEGNGWFDQYGYEVLHVDHHALAFKPDDPTYVLSGNDGGFDISTDRGLSWEAVNGLAITQFYEIGLDPSNPERLYGGTQDNGTVRTRTGALDDFDTIYGGDGFYVIVDPTDPDVIYAESQFGNLGKSTDGGFSFDFALNGIDGGEPTNWSTPVVMDPSDSQTLYYGTNRVYRTTNGAGFWTPISPDLTTSAAGRLSVVTAISVSPLDPDVLWVGTGDGQVWTTSDGGATWEDRTGPLPFRYVTRVVAHPTDVTSAYVTQSGLRWRDPAPRVFRTTDSGTTWTAISDGLPDAPVNAIAIDPLAPDTVFVGTDVGPFVSPDAGASWEALGTGIPAVAVFDLKIHPTARYLAAGTHARSLWTLQLPANPVANEPTAETAGVALATPWPNPVATSTTVQYVLGSPVQVRVEVFDVAGRRVATLAEGMQASGTHTLSWSPDAGLANGTYVVRLTAGAQTLTTRLTLAR, translated from the coding sequence ATGCCACCTACTCGCCTGGTTCTCCCGCTTCTCGCTCTTGGCCTCTTCGTCGCGTGGGCGACACTCCCCGACCTCCCAGCAGACCCGGCCACCTCGGTGGCAGTCCCGGAAGCCGACCTGCGGCCGCTGACGGAACGCGCCGAGAAAGAAGCGCCTGGCCCCGACCAACGGCCGGCGACGTGGCTCGCCGAGCAGCGGCTCTTCCCCCACTTCGAGCACGACGCCGAGGCGTTCCGTGCCGCGCACGCGCAAGCCCTTCAGATGCGCGAGACCGCACGCCGAGGGGACACGTTTGGGACCTGGCAGCAGGCTGGGCCGACCAACATCGGTGGGCGCATCACCAGCATCGCCTTTGCGCCGAGCGCGCCGGACGTGGTCTACGCGGGCGCGGCGACCGGCGGCGCGTTCAAGTCGCTCGACGCCGGGCGGACGTGGGCGCCCATCTTCGACGACCAGGCCGTGCTGCCTGTCGGCGCAGTGGCGGTCGACCCGGCTAACCCGGACCGCGCATTCGTGGGCACGGGCGAATCGAACGGCGGGTCGTACAACCTCTCGGGCGGCGGCGTCTTCCGCACCGAGGACGGCGGGGCGACGTGGACACCGCTCGGGCTGGAGGAGACGATTACGATCGGCCGCATCCGCATCGATCCCCGCGACCCGGACCGCGTCTTTCTCACCGGCACGGGCGCCTACTTCGGGACGTCGCCCGCGCGCGGCGTCTACCGCTCCACCGACGGCGGCGACTCCTGGAACCAGGTGCTCTTCGTCTCGGACCGCACGGCGGCCATCGACCTCGTGATGCACCCGACCTCGCCCGACACGCTCTACGCGACGATGTGGGAGCGCGAGCGCACGCCGACGACGGCCTTCCTCTCCGGCACGACCAGCGGCGTCTACCGCTCCGCCGACGGCGGCGACACGTGGACGCTCCTCGGGGCGACGGACGGCCTGCCTGGCCCGGCGGACGACATCGGGCGAATCGGCCTCGCGACCTGCGACGGCGACCCCGACCGGATGTACGCGCTCTACAACGACGGCCGCGTCCTGACCGACCTCTACCGCTCCGAGGACGGCGGCGTCTCGTGGGCGCGGGACCCCCGTTCGGGCGCGCTGCCTGGCTTCAGCGGCGGCTTCTCCTGGTACTTCGGCAACGTCCGCTGCGACCCCCTCGACGCGGAGCGCGTCTTCGTCCTCGACGTGCCGCTCGTCGTGTGGGAAGGCAACGGCTGGTTCGACCAGTACGGCTACGAGGTGCTCCACGTTGACCACCACGCGCTCGCCTTCAAGCCCGACGACCCGACCTACGTGCTCTCCGGCAACGACGGCGGCTTCGACATCAGCACCGACCGCGGCCTCTCGTGGGAGGCCGTCAACGGCCTCGCCATCACGCAGTTCTACGAGATCGGCCTCGACCCGAGCAACCCGGAGCGGCTCTACGGCGGCACGCAGGACAACGGCACCGTGCGCACCCGCACAGGCGCGCTCGACGACTTCGACACGATCTACGGCGGCGACGGCTTCTACGTGATCGTCGACCCGACCGACCCTGACGTGATCTACGCCGAGTCGCAGTTTGGCAACCTCGGCAAGTCGACCGACGGCGGCTTCAGCTTCGACTTCGCCCTCAACGGCATCGACGGAGGCGAGCCCACGAACTGGTCGACGCCGGTGGTGATGGACCCGAGCGACTCGCAGACGCTCTACTACGGCACGAACCGCGTCTATCGGACGACCAACGGCGCAGGCTTCTGGACCCCCATCTCGCCCGACCTGACGACGAGCGCCGCGGGGCGCCTGAGCGTAGTCACGGCCATCTCGGTGTCGCCGCTCGACCCCGACGTGCTGTGGGTAGGCACGGGCGACGGCCAGGTATGGACGACCTCGGACGGCGGTGCGACGTGGGAGGACCGGACGGGGCCGCTGCCCTTCCGCTACGTCACACGCGTGGTCGCGCACCCGACCGATGTGACCTCGGCCTACGTGACGCAGTCGGGCCTGCGCTGGCGCGATCCTGCCCCCCGTGTCTTCCGCACGACGGACAGCGGCACGACGTGGACCGCGATCAGCGACGGTCTGCCCGATGCGCCCGTAAATGCCATCGCCATCGACCCGCTCGCGCCGGACACGGTGTTCGTCGGGACCGATGTCGGGCCGTTTGTGAGCCCCGATGCGGGCGCGTCGTGGGAGGCGCTCGGCACCGGCATCCCCGCCGTCGCCGTGTTCGACCTGAAGATCCACCCGACGGCGCGCTACCTCGCAGCCGGGACGCACGCCCGCTCGCTGTGGACGCTCCAACTGCCCGCCAACCCTGTCGCGAACGAGCCGACTGCTGAGACCGCAGGCGTTGCCCTCGCCACGCCGTGGCCGAACCCGGTTGCGACCTCCACGACGGTCCAGTACGTGCTCGGCAGCCCGGTACAGGTCCGGGTGGAGGTGTTCGATGTGGCCGGGCGCCGCGTCGCTACCCTCGCCGAGGGAATGCAGGCGAGCGGCACCCACACGCTGTCGTGGTCGCCCGACGCTGGGCTCGCGAACGGGACCTATGTCGTGCGACTGACCGCAGGCGCGCAGACGCTCACGACGAGGCTCACGCTGGCGCGATGA
- the menB gene encoding 1,4-dihydroxy-2-naphthoyl-CoA synthase, whose protein sequence is MASPNGTSKRHHFTHRPTVEGPFSWHALDGFEDIVYEKGTPDSNTAGIARITINRPEVRNAFRPTTVTEMIHAIDDARDDPSVGVVVLTGAGDKAFCSGGDQRIRGDHGYREMQGGSETGMQRLNVLDFQTRIRTIPKPVIAAVNGWAVGGGHVLHVVCDLTIASDNARFMQTGPKVGSFDAGYGTTHLARIVGQKKAREIWFLCRDYSAQEALDMGLVNTVVPLAELEREYVQWSREILQNSNIAIRMLKAAANADEDGGAGLQQLAGHATMLFYMTEEGQEGKNAYNERRKPDFDADGYRP, encoded by the coding sequence ATGGCTTCCCCCAACGGCACCTCCAAGCGCCACCACTTCACCCATCGGCCGACCGTCGAAGGCCCCTTCTCCTGGCACGCCCTCGACGGCTTCGAGGACATCGTCTACGAGAAAGGCACGCCGGACTCGAACACGGCTGGGATCGCCCGCATCACGATCAACCGCCCGGAGGTGCGCAACGCCTTCCGCCCGACGACCGTCACCGAGATGATCCACGCCATCGACGACGCGCGCGACGACCCGTCCGTCGGCGTGGTGGTGCTCACGGGCGCAGGCGACAAGGCCTTCTGCTCCGGCGGCGACCAGCGCATCCGCGGCGACCACGGCTACAGGGAGATGCAGGGCGGCTCGGAGACGGGCATGCAGCGCCTCAACGTGCTTGATTTCCAGACGCGCATCCGCACCATCCCGAAGCCCGTCATCGCGGCGGTCAACGGCTGGGCCGTCGGCGGCGGGCACGTGCTCCACGTCGTGTGCGACCTCACCATCGCCAGTGACAACGCGCGCTTCATGCAGACCGGCCCGAAGGTGGGCTCGTTCGACGCGGGCTACGGCACGACGCACCTCGCGCGCATTGTCGGGCAGAAGAAGGCCCGCGAGATCTGGTTCCTGTGCCGCGACTATTCCGCGCAGGAGGCGCTCGACATGGGCCTCGTCAACACCGTCGTCCCGCTCGCCGAGTTGGAGCGCGAGTATGTCCAGTGGAGCCGTGAGATCCTCCAGAACTCGAACATCGCCATCCGCATGCTCAAGGCGGCCGCCAACGCCGACGAGGACGGCGGCGCGGGCCTCCAGCAGCTCGCCGGTCACGCGACGATGCTGTTCTACATGACCGAGGAGGGCCAGGAGGGCAAGAACGCCTACAACGAGCGCCGCAAGCCCGACTTCGACGCCGACGGATACCGGCCGTAG
- a CDS encoding 1,4-dihydroxy-2-naphthoate polyprenyltransferase has product MPDSVTAAGSSPPRLSPMRLWTLAARPKTLWAAVAPVVLGGALAWEADLFHALAWGCAFLGAVFIQIGTNFANDYHDFLLGADTERRVGPTRVTQAGLATPQAVRRAAILMFALATLAGAYLMVRGGWPIVIVGVASLACGWLYTAGRKSLAYLGIADLFVFVFFGPVAVGGTYYVQAADLVGGAALPLVVLLAGVGPGLLSTAILLANNLRDLETDAAAGKRTLVVRLGRRAGVAMYAAWVLLGVLWPLVLAYGFDAPMGALLGCLALPLVLGPIRTLARTDDPATIAPVLGATARALLVYSVLLAVGWNL; this is encoded by the coding sequence ATGCCCGACTCAGTCACTGCCGCCGGTTCCTCGCCTCCCCGACTCTCGCCGATGCGCCTCTGGACGCTCGCGGCGCGGCCGAAGACGCTGTGGGCGGCCGTCGCGCCGGTCGTGCTCGGCGGGGCGCTGGCCTGGGAGGCCGACCTCTTCCACGCGCTCGCCTGGGGGTGCGCGTTCCTCGGAGCCGTGTTCATCCAGATCGGCACCAACTTCGCCAACGACTACCACGACTTCCTCCTCGGCGCGGACACCGAGCGGCGCGTTGGGCCGACGCGGGTCACGCAGGCGGGGCTCGCGACGCCGCAGGCCGTGCGTCGCGCTGCGATTCTGATGTTCGCGCTGGCGACGCTAGCCGGGGCCTACCTCATGGTGCGCGGCGGCTGGCCCATCGTGATCGTGGGCGTGGCGTCGCTGGCGTGCGGGTGGCTCTACACCGCCGGACGCAAGTCGCTGGCCTACCTCGGCATCGCGGACCTGTTCGTCTTCGTCTTCTTTGGACCCGTCGCGGTGGGCGGCACCTACTACGTGCAGGCGGCCGACCTCGTGGGCGGCGCGGCGCTACCGCTCGTCGTCCTGCTGGCAGGCGTCGGGCCCGGGTTGCTCTCGACGGCGATCCTGCTGGCCAACAACCTCCGCGACCTGGAAACGGACGCTGCGGCAGGCAAGCGCACGCTGGTCGTGCGGCTGGGCCGCCGCGCGGGCGTGGCGATGTATGCGGCCTGGGTGCTCCTCGGCGTGCTGTGGCCGCTGGTGCTGGCGTACGGCTTCGACGCGCCCATGGGCGCGCTGCTGGGGTGCCTCGCCCTGCCCCTCGTCCTCGGGCCGATCCGCACGCTTGCGCGCACCGATGATCCCGCAACCATCGCGCCGGTGCTGGGAGCCACGGCGCGGGCGTTGCTCGTCTACAGCGTGCTGCTGGCCGTGGGCTGGAACCTGTAG
- the thiE gene encoding thiamine phosphate synthase, whose product MLGRLHVLTDFVFQQRFSHAELARLAIAGGADVIQFRQKTGTARAKLHELRPVADACQETQTALLVDDHLDLALAVGADGVHLGQTDLPIPDARRIFGPDAILGATATTLAQARQAEACGATYLGFGPVFSGRSKAAPASTKGLHGLAAVCAAVSIPVIAIGGVTANRMADVLDAGAHGVAVMTAISTAHDPEAATRAFRTAIDAACRVDASP is encoded by the coding sequence ATGCTCGGTCGCCTGCACGTCCTCACCGACTTCGTCTTCCAGCAGCGCTTCTCGCACGCCGAGTTGGCCCGCCTCGCGATCGCGGGCGGCGCCGACGTGATCCAGTTTCGCCAGAAGACGGGCACCGCGCGCGCCAAGCTGCACGAGCTGCGCCCCGTCGCAGACGCGTGCCAGGAGACCCAGACGGCGCTGCTCGTGGACGACCACCTCGACCTCGCGCTTGCGGTCGGGGCCGACGGGGTCCACCTCGGCCAGACAGACCTCCCGATCCCGGATGCACGGCGCATCTTCGGCCCCGATGCCATCCTGGGCGCCACCGCCACGACGCTTGCCCAGGCCCGGCAGGCTGAGGCGTGCGGCGCGACCTACCTCGGCTTTGGCCCGGTCTTCTCCGGCCGCTCGAAGGCCGCGCCCGCCTCCACGAAGGGCCTGCACGGCCTTGCTGCGGTGTGCGCGGCCGTCTCGATCCCGGTCATCGCCATCGGCGGCGTGACGGCGAACCGTATGGCCGACGTGCTCGATGCGGGGGCCCACGGCGTCGCGGTGATGACAGCCATCAGCACCGCGCACGACCCCGAAGCTGCGACGCGCGCGTTCCGCACCGCCATCGATGCAGCCTGCCGCGTCGACGCGTCTCCCTAG
- a CDS encoding alpha/beta fold hydrolase, with protein MPLPTPVIYVHGWLGTHADWAPVQTLLPGWTVDLPGHGASLSLPSGTYSLSGTADALVDALDAAALERPVLVGYSMGGRVAMTAALRHPGRFRALVVESASPGLSSDAERAARHALDDARAAHVERDFAGFLASWYQLPLFASLALEPGRVEATIAERLRGDPGELARALRGLSVAHQPSYWDRLGALPPTLALAGARDEKYVHIVQLMARASTVTARIVSAAGHNVHRERPAAFVDAVVAWFETL; from the coding sequence GTGCCGCTTCCCACCCCGGTGATTTATGTGCACGGCTGGCTGGGCACTCATGCTGACTGGGCGCCGGTGCAGACACTCCTGCCGGGCTGGACCGTGGACCTGCCGGGGCACGGCGCTTCGCTCAGCCTCCCCAGCGGCACCTACTCGCTCTCGGGCACTGCCGATGCCCTCGTGGATGCGCTCGACGCTGCGGCGCTCGAGCGTCCGGTGCTAGTCGGCTACTCGATGGGCGGGCGCGTGGCGATGACGGCGGCGCTGCGCCACCCGGGCCGCTTCCGAGCTCTTGTGGTAGAATCGGCGTCGCCGGGCCTATCCAGCGACGCTGAGCGCGCAGCGAGGCACGCCCTCGACGACGCACGCGCCGCCCACGTCGAGCGCGACTTTGCGGGATTCCTTGCGTCGTGGTACCAACTTCCCCTTTTTGCCTCGTTGGCCCTGGAGCCTGGCCGCGTGGAGGCGACGATTGCGGAGCGCCTTCGCGGTGACCCTGGCGAACTGGCACGCGCGCTCCGAGGACTCAGCGTCGCCCACCAACCGTCCTACTGGGACCGGCTCGGTGCCCTCCCGCCCACGCTCGCGCTCGCGGGCGCGCGCGACGAGAAGTACGTGCACATCGTCCAATTGATGGCGCGCGCCTCGACCGTCACAGCGCGCATCGTGTCTGCTGCGGGCCACAACGTCCACCGCGAGCGCCCGGCGGCCTTCGTAGACGCGGTTGTTGCCTGGTTCGAGACGCTGTGA
- a CDS encoding RNA polymerase sigma factor RpoD/SigA, whose product MYVPRQQRMLDQYLQEIGQIALLKPEEEVELARRIKEGDEAALHKMVRANLRFVVSVAKKYQGQGLTLSDLINEGNYGLIKAAQRFDETRGFKFISYAVWWIRQAILQALAEQSRVVRLPLNRIGTISKIRKSTARLQQRHERQPNIDELAEELDLSPQKIREALKHTGRHLSMDAPFNEDDDNSLLDVLPDEDDIPPDEGLLDESLKIDIERALSTLHPREAEITRLYFGIGREHPLTLEEIGQRFSLTRERVRQIKEKALRKLRQKHRREDLQMHVGS is encoded by the coding sequence ATGTACGTCCCCCGCCAGCAACGAATGCTGGACCAGTACCTCCAGGAGATTGGGCAGATCGCCCTGCTCAAGCCTGAGGAGGAGGTCGAGCTTGCGCGCCGCATCAAGGAGGGCGACGAGGCCGCGCTGCACAAGATGGTGCGCGCCAACCTGCGCTTCGTGGTGTCGGTGGCGAAGAAATACCAAGGCCAGGGCCTCACCCTCTCGGACCTGATCAACGAGGGCAACTACGGCCTCATCAAGGCCGCGCAGCGCTTCGACGAGACGCGCGGCTTCAAGTTCATCTCCTACGCGGTGTGGTGGATCCGGCAGGCCATCCTGCAGGCACTCGCCGAGCAGAGCCGCGTCGTGCGGCTCCCGCTCAACCGCATCGGCACGATCTCGAAGATCCGCAAGTCGACGGCGAGGCTCCAGCAGCGGCACGAGCGCCAGCCCAACATCGACGAACTCGCGGAGGAGCTGGACCTCTCGCCGCAGAAGATCCGCGAGGCGCTCAAGCACACCGGCCGCCACCTCTCGATGGACGCGCCGTTCAACGAGGACGACGACAACTCGCTCCTCGACGTGCTCCCCGACGAGGACGACATCCCGCCCGACGAGGGCCTCCTCGACGAGTCGCTGAAGATCGACATCGAGCGCGCGCTCTCGACGCTGCACCCGCGCGAGGCGGAGATCACGCGGCTCTACTTCGGCATCGGCCGTGAGCACCCGCTCACGCTCGAAGAGATCGGCCAGCGCTTCAGCCTGACCCGCGAGCGCGTCCGGCAGATCAAGGAGAAGGCGCTGCGCAAGCTCCGCCAGAAGCACCGCCGCGAAGACCTCCAGATGCACGTCGGCTCCTGA
- a CDS encoding DUF3667 domain-containing protein, protein MTVPPALPDLDTAAPPAACPNCAAPLSGPYCAQCGQKDQPLRQPFHRVAVEAVTELLGIDGRLWRSLARLALPGRLTRAYLEGRRVRFVRPLRLYLLSTLLFFFLVNVVVADEITAGFSEAFDSDSTMTVAARLAELDEDLGDYQAEAAEERALLDSLRALAEADTTGLASPTAAALRRAEERVEDLAAASNIRVQNRLAWQRSFLATLPPDSLVQTGDYEAAAAYLFPGSDVRVDLPSWAQRGASVQRIKTARTDAERNAAFLDFLRSSLRQVPTVMFLLLPVFALLLKVVYLRRNWYYGEHLVFALHVHAFAFGVFTLLALGAMTPLGGWSLWLLVLVPLYVYLAQKHVYQQGWVKTALKGYALSMLYVFALSCGLVLALVLAAAIG, encoded by the coding sequence GTGACTGTTCCTCCCGCGCTGCCCGACCTCGACACGGCTGCCCCGCCGGCGGCCTGTCCGAACTGCGCCGCGCCGCTCTCGGGCCCGTATTGCGCCCAGTGCGGCCAGAAGGACCAGCCGCTGCGCCAGCCCTTCCACCGGGTCGCCGTGGAGGCCGTCACCGAACTGCTCGGCATCGACGGACGGCTGTGGCGCTCGCTGGCACGCCTCGCTCTTCCAGGCCGGCTCACGCGCGCCTACCTCGAAGGGCGCCGCGTCCGCTTCGTCCGCCCGCTGCGGCTCTACCTGCTCTCGACGCTGCTCTTCTTCTTCCTCGTCAACGTCGTCGTCGCCGACGAGATCACGGCGGGCTTCAGCGAAGCGTTCGACTCGGATTCCACGATGACCGTGGCGGCACGTCTCGCGGAACTCGACGAGGACCTGGGCGACTACCAAGCCGAGGCCGCCGAAGAGCGGGCCCTCCTCGACTCGCTGCGGGCGTTGGCCGAGGCCGACACGACCGGGCTAGCGTCGCCCACGGCCGCCGCACTGCGCCGCGCCGAGGAGCGCGTGGAAGACCTCGCCGCAGCGTCCAACATCCGCGTGCAGAACCGGCTCGCATGGCAGCGCTCGTTCCTAGCCACGTTGCCCCCGGACAGCCTCGTCCAGACGGGCGACTATGAGGCGGCGGCCGCGTACCTCTTCCCTGGTTCCGACGTGCGGGTCGACCTGCCGTCGTGGGCGCAGCGGGGCGCCAGCGTCCAGCGGATCAAGACGGCGCGGACCGACGCCGAGCGCAACGCAGCCTTCCTCGACTTCCTGCGCAGTTCGCTCCGCCAGGTGCCTACGGTGATGTTCCTGCTCCTGCCGGTCTTCGCGCTGCTACTCAAGGTCGTCTACCTGCGTCGCAACTGGTACTACGGCGAGCACCTGGTCTTCGCGCTGCACGTCCACGCGTTCGCCTTCGGCGTCTTCACGCTGCTCGCGCTGGGGGCGATGACGCCGCTGGGTGGGTGGTCGTTGTGGCTCTTGGTGCTCGTGCCGCTCTACGTCTACCTCGCGCAGAAACACGTCTACCAGCAAGGCTGGGTCAAGACCGCGCTGAAGGGCTATGCGCTGAGCATGCTCTACGTCTTCGCGCTGTCGTGCGGCTTGGTGCTCGCACTCGTGCTTGCCGCAGCGATAGGCTAG
- a CDS encoding AMP-binding protein yields the protein MTASTLDPVRAAAQRTPEAPALVLDDGPVSYTDLDAQVGGAAAWLEAHDLRAGDRLAILAAPSPDLIALLWGCWRAGVVAAPLSLRLPDAALADLIERLSPAALVTDWPDAAFSLPTYPLASRRAAQSTRPTLDPRPSTFDPRPSTFDPRPSTFDPRPPTLDLRPWTLIHTSGSSGTPKAALHTWANHLWSARGWIERLRLGPQHRWWLDLPLYHVGGLAILVRCALAGAAAVLAPPKTPLPEAVRRYGVTHASLVATQLRRALDAATPADLDALRGMDALLLGGSAIPEDVLREAYDARLPVLTSYGMTEMTSTVTATPPDASFEALCTAGAVLPHREVRLADDGEILVRGRTRFAGYLDDAALTEPFDADGWFGTRDVGAWVEVDGQRLLRVIGRTDRMFISGGENIQPEAIEAALLRLPGVRRAAVVPIADAEFGHRPVAFVEADIDLGALRTMLDVPGFMRPVAVLPWPADLVDGMKPDLATLQRRAAVAIGG from the coding sequence GTGACCGCTTCTACCCTCGATCCGGTTCGCGCTGCGGCTCAGCGCACGCCCGAAGCGCCTGCGCTCGTGCTCGACGACGGGCCCGTCTCCTACACCGACCTCGACGCCCAGGTGGGGGGCGCGGCGGCGTGGCTCGAAGCCCATGACCTCCGAGCGGGCGACCGCCTGGCGATCCTCGCTGCTCCGTCGCCGGACCTGATTGCGCTGCTCTGGGGCTGTTGGCGCGCGGGCGTCGTCGCGGCCCCGCTGAGCCTCCGCCTCCCCGACGCCGCCCTCGCCGACCTGATCGAGCGGCTCAGCCCCGCTGCCCTCGTCACGGACTGGCCAGACGCCGCGTTCTCCCTCCCGACCTACCCCCTGGCCTCCAGACGCGCTGCCCAATCCACGCGCCCGACCCTCGACCCTCGACCTTCGACCTTCGACCCTCGACCTTCGACCTTCGACCCTCGACCTTCGACCTTCGACCCTCGACCTCCGACCCTCGACCTCCGACCCTGGACTCTCATCCACACCTCCGGCTCGTCCGGCACGCCAAAGGCCGCGCTGCACACCTGGGCGAACCACCTCTGGAGCGCCCGAGGCTGGATCGAGCGGCTGCGCCTCGGCCCGCAGCATCGGTGGTGGCTCGACCTCCCGCTCTATCACGTTGGCGGGCTGGCGATCCTCGTCCGGTGTGCGCTTGCGGGCGCAGCGGCCGTGCTGGCACCACCGAAGACGCCGTTGCCCGAGGCTGTCCGGCGCTACGGCGTCACGCACGCCTCGCTCGTCGCCACGCAGCTACGCCGCGCCCTCGACGCCGCGACGCCTGCGGACCTGGACGCGCTACGCGGGATGGACGCGCTTCTCCTCGGTGGCAGCGCCATCCCTGAGGACGTACTGCGCGAGGCGTACGACGCCAGGCTGCCCGTCCTCACGAGCTACGGCATGACCGAGATGACCTCGACCGTCACCGCCACGCCGCCGGACGCGAGCTTCGAGGCGCTGTGCACCGCCGGGGCGGTGCTTCCTCACCGCGAGGTACGGCTGGCCGACGATGGCGAGATCCTCGTACGTGGCCGCACGCGCTTCGCGGGCTACCTGGACGACGCCGCGCTCACGGAGCCGTTCGATGCCGATGGCTGGTTCGGCACCCGCGACGTCGGAGCATGGGTTGAGGTCGACGGGCAGCGGCTCCTGCGCGTGATCGGGCGCACAGACCGGATGTTTATCTCGGGCGGCGAGAACATCCAGCCCGAGGCTATCGAGGCGGCACTGCTGCGGCTGCCGGGCGTGCGTCGCGCTGCCGTCGTCCCAATCGCCGACGCCGAGTTCGGCCACCGTCCCGTCGCGTTCGTGGAAGCCGACATCGATCTTGGCGCGCTGAGAACGATGCTCGATGTGCCAGGCTTCATGCGCCCCGTTGCTGTGCTTCCGTGGCCCGCAGACCTGGTGGATGGGATGAAGCCGGACCTGGCGACGTTGCAACGACGCGCCGCCGTAGCCATAGGCGGCTGA